One part of the Oceanihabitans sp. IOP_32 genome encodes these proteins:
- a CDS encoding carboxypeptidase-like regulatory domain-containing protein, with protein sequence MGYRKKIIHFFVLSFLLISPSSYAQQILIFGKVTDTLENPLAYANILAIPKSETENVRFASTQDNGTYKLGLSKNQSYEVTVSYLGYKTQTINITSKTQNINKNFLLSEALNKLDVITLNYTPPVIVKKDTITYDVSRFVTGEERKLRDALKKLPGVEVDRVGNVTVQGKKVTKVLVEDKMFFTGDSKLAVNNIPADAVDKIEVLDNYNDVAMLKGLEDNEDMAMNIKLKANKKKFVFGDIEAGAGIEDIYVLHPNIFFYSPKTNVNFIGDLNNQGVKSFSFRDYLEFEGGFGKLMRDASSYFSLFKSDFARYLNNQDYTANTNQFGALNIRQALNNYTDLSGYIISSKSKTQTNSNTLNKYLSTTNPFVEDRTVSDNFDNYFTIAKLTLDYRPSYNEDFTYNSFVKVTTNISNGLITTINPSDNNTINTLTNIKGLNVKQHISYSRKLSKKHTATLEATYNFQNDKPITEWLTNNQILQGLIPLEDDDIYNIIQTKKSKAHTFNAIIKDYWVLNNFNHLYTSMGLNAAFNDFYNEDLQKLSNGAINNFSTANFGNDFGYDFIDTFLGLEYKFQIGIATFKPMLYYHFYNWNTKQFDDKFSNYKALLLPQFTTKIEFSNTEILNFKYKLNASFPDAQRLANNFILNNFNSVFKGNTSLENQLYHSASLNYYKFSLFKNLNIHTGVSFNKKIKHFKNITVLNGINQFSTPVLFDEPEDNWSVNGSVAKKINKIRYKLKSNFSYSDFFQILNNSINKNISKSISATISAETFFKNYPNIEIGYTKDYSSYRALNSMSKFENNRFFINLEYDFLTDFIFKADYRFDNYKNKNSRVNTAFDTANASLFYQNENNPWGFEIQATNLFNIKFKQQNSFNSFLISDSKTFVLPRIIMFKIIYKL encoded by the coding sequence TTGGGCTACAGAAAAAAAATTATACATTTCTTTGTTTTAAGCTTTCTGCTAATAAGCCCTTCGTCTTACGCACAGCAAATACTCATATTTGGAAAAGTTACAGATACTCTGGAAAACCCTTTAGCTTATGCCAATATATTAGCTATACCAAAAAGTGAAACTGAAAATGTACGCTTTGCAAGTACTCAAGATAATGGCACATACAAACTGGGTTTAAGTAAAAATCAAAGCTATGAGGTTACGGTTAGCTATTTAGGCTATAAAACGCAAACCATAAATATAACTTCTAAAACCCAAAATATTAATAAAAACTTTTTACTTTCAGAAGCTTTAAATAAGCTTGATGTCATTACTTTAAATTACACACCTCCAGTAATAGTAAAAAAAGACACCATAACTTACGATGTGAGCCGTTTTGTTACTGGCGAAGAACGCAAACTAAGGGATGCATTAAAAAAATTACCAGGGGTTGAGGTAGATCGAGTCGGCAATGTTACTGTGCAAGGAAAAAAAGTGACTAAAGTACTGGTGGAGGATAAAATGTTTTTTACTGGCGATAGTAAATTAGCAGTAAATAATATTCCTGCCGATGCCGTAGACAAAATTGAGGTTTTAGACAACTACAATGACGTTGCTATGCTTAAAGGTTTGGAGGACAATGAAGATATGGCAATGAATATTAAATTGAAAGCCAATAAAAAGAAATTTGTTTTTGGCGACATTGAGGCTGGAGCAGGCATAGAAGATATATATGTTCTACATCCCAATATATTTTTTTATAGCCCAAAAACAAATGTAAATTTTATAGGAGATTTAAACAATCAAGGTGTTAAAAGCTTCTCGTTTAGAGATTATTTAGAGTTTGAAGGAGGTTTTGGTAAGTTAATGCGGGATGCTAGCAGTTATTTTAGTTTATTTAAAAGCGATTTTGCACGCTACTTAAATAATCAAGACTATACAGCAAATACCAATCAATTTGGAGCTTTAAATATTAGGCAGGCACTCAATAATTATACAGATTTAAGTGGGTATATTATTAGCTCAAAAAGTAAAACTCAAACAAATAGTAATACTTTAAATAAATATTTAAGTACAACAAATCCCTTTGTTGAAGACAGAACAGTTTCTGATAATTTTGACAATTATTTTACTATAGCCAAACTAACATTAGATTACAGACCTAGTTATAATGAAGATTTTACTTATAATAGTTTTGTAAAAGTTACAACTAACATTAGTAACGGTTTAATAACGACTATAAATCCTTCGGATAACAATACCATTAATACACTTACAAACATTAAAGGCCTCAATGTAAAACAGCATATAAGTTACAGTAGAAAACTATCAAAAAAGCATACAGCAACTCTAGAAGCAACCTATAATTTTCAGAATGATAAACCCATAACCGAGTGGTTAACAAATAATCAAATTTTACAAGGTTTAATTCCTTTGGAAGATGATGATATTTACAATATCATTCAAACCAAAAAATCTAAAGCACATACCTTTAATGCCATTATTAAGGATTATTGGGTGCTCAATAATTTCAATCATTTATATACAAGTATGGGGCTTAACGCTGCTTTTAACGATTTTTACAACGAAGATTTACAAAAATTAAGCAACGGAGCTATCAATAATTTTAGCACTGCAAATTTTGGCAACGATTTTGGCTATGATTTTATAGACACTTTTCTAGGTTTAGAATATAAGTTTCAAATAGGCATCGCTACTTTCAAACCCATGTTGTATTATCATTTTTACAATTGGAACACCAAACAGTTTGACGACAAATTTTCAAACTACAAAGCTTTACTATTACCTCAGTTTACAACAAAAATAGAATTTAGTAATACTGAAATTTTGAATTTCAAATATAAATTAAATGCTAGTTTTCCTGATGCTCAGCGATTAGCAAATAATTTTATACTAAACAACTTTAATAGTGTTTTTAAGGGTAATACCAGTCTAGAAAACCAATTATACCACAGCGCAAGTTTAAATTATTATAAGTTTAGCTTATTTAAAAACTTAAATATTCATACTGGAGTTAGTTTCAATAAAAAAATAAAACATTTTAAAAATATTACTGTTTTAAATGGCATAAATCAATTTAGCACACCTGTTTTATTTGATGAGCCTGAGGATAATTGGTCTGTAAACGGAAGTGTTGCAAAAAAAATTAATAAGATACGGTATAAGTTAAAAAGCAATTTTTCTTATAGCGATTTCTTTCAAATACTTAATAATAGTATCAATAAAAATATTTCTAAATCGATATCTGCAACGATTAGTGCAGAAACATTTTTTAAAAATTATCCTAATATAGAAATCGGTTATACCAAAGATTACAGCAGTTATCGAGCGCTTAATTCTATGTCTAAATTTGAAAACAATCGATTTTTTATAAATTTAGAGTATGATTTTTTAACGGATTTTATTTTTAAAGCTGATTATCGTTTTGATAATTACAAAAATAAAAATAGCCGTGTTAATACTGCATTCGATACAGCAAACGCCTCTTTATTTTATCAGAACGAAAACAATCCTTGGGGTTTCGAAATTCAAGCCACCAATCTTTTCAATATTAAATTTAAGCAACAGAATTCTTTTAACAGCTTTTTAATAAGCGATAGTAAAACCTTTGTCTTACCAAGAATCATTATGTTTAAAATCATCTATAAACTGTAA
- a CDS encoding GLPGLI family protein, with product MKYWFSLIYVFFVLAVNSQANSGIIEYKINVNSDYNKKDVNKVGAMLNESAKYVVQFEFELLFNQNNESLFKIKDNLLVGEEETFASKSAKLFSGAEETYYLNKTLDLKINERPFLGELFLIHSRFNSIEWHITKERKAIEGYVCYKATAVLKKDKTIRKDRKITAWFCPDIPLNQGPKGYAGLPGLILELQEEDIIYYASKISFSKAPITIIRPTKGKKITVSEFQDYVLEKIEEFGF from the coding sequence ATGAAATATTGGTTTTCTCTTATTTATGTTTTTTTTGTTTTAGCAGTGAACTCACAAGCCAATTCTGGTATAATTGAATATAAAATAAATGTAAATTCAGATTATAATAAAAAAGATGTAAATAAGGTGGGAGCCATGCTTAATGAGTCTGCTAAGTATGTTGTGCAATTTGAATTTGAATTGCTTTTTAATCAAAACAATGAATCTTTGTTTAAAATAAAAGATAATTTACTTGTAGGCGAAGAAGAAACATTCGCATCGAAGTCTGCTAAATTGTTTTCTGGAGCCGAAGAAACGTATTATTTAAATAAAACATTAGACTTAAAAATTAATGAAAGACCTTTTTTAGGAGAACTTTTTTTAATTCATTCAAGGTTTAACTCTATAGAATGGCATATAACCAAAGAGCGTAAAGCAATAGAGGGTTATGTATGTTATAAAGCGACTGCTGTGCTAAAAAAAGATAAAACAATTAGAAAAGACAGGAAAATTACTGCGTGGTTTTGCCCAGATATTCCATTAAATCAGGGCCCTAAAGGTTATGCCGGACTACCTGGACTAATTTTAGAGCTTCAAGAGGAAGACATTATTTATTATGCCAGTAAGATAAGTTTTTCTAAAGCACCAATAACAATTATTAGACCTACGAAAGGTAAAAAAATAACGGTTTCAGAATTTCAAGATTATGTTTTGGAAAAAATTGAGGAGTTTGGGTTTTAA
- a CDS encoding DUF6973 domain-containing protein, whose protein sequence is MLQQISYLVNAQKATWLAENLFLNSLYNGRADAFRHAYWNALNVILLGDSLASSLAAAHEDKPSSYANDFKEKQMDLFNNQVGRTKSNWFSNGYSSLSESILDAITNGELRFLSNLLGGGDSGRATNSSSLIPTS, encoded by the coding sequence ATGTTGCAACAAATCAGCTATTTGGTTAACGCTCAGAAAGCCACTTGGCTAGCAGAAAATTTATTCCTAAATTCACTTTATAATGGTAGAGCAGATGCTTTCAGGCACGCTTACTGGAATGCCTTGAATGTGATATTACTTGGAGACTCATTAGCTTCAAGTTTGGCTGCTGCTCATGAAGATAAACCTTCTAGTTATGCAAATGACTTTAAAGAAAAACAAATGGATTTATTCAACAATCAAGTTGGTAGAACTAAAAGCAATTGGTTTTCTAATGGTTACAGTTCTTTAAGTGAAAGTATCTTAGATGCGATAACCAATGGTGAATTAAGATTTTTGTCAAATTTACTCGGAGGCGGAGATAGTGGAAGAGCCACAAATTCATCTTCATTAATACCAACAAGCTAA
- a CDS encoding penicillin-binding protein 1A, with protein sequence MAKAKNKQKKENLDFSKYIRWFWILFSLGIFSVVLIFLLASWGAFGKMPDHTQLENPSTNLATEILSADGETLGKFYFNDNRTPVAYEDLSPHLIDALIATEDARFHEHSGIDARGTLRAFFFLGSRGGASTISQQLARQLFVGVRSKNIVETIGQKIKEWVIATRLERQYTKEEIIAQYFNIYDFGNNADGIRSASRIYFSKEPKDLNIEESAMLVGMFKNSSFYNPIPSRNPVGVKNRRNVVLYQMEKYGYINAQVKDSLQKTELNLNFSPESHREGLATYFRAYLSNFMKDWIKNNPKPDGSLYNLYNDGLTIYTTIDSRMQKHAEDAVQQHMPRLQAEFFHQNTPKRNPTTPFLDLTKSDIDALLKRAMRQSERWRHMKYDLKKSDKEIEKSFYEPVKMAVFEWKDGKPSERDTIMTPMDSMRYYKSFLRTGVMSMNPQTGHVKAWVGGMNYRHFQYDMVKQGKRQIGSTIKPLVYATAMDQLQLSPCDEFADTPFCIEANKHGNPEEWCPKNSSPNYGGKRTLKNALANSVNTVTARLIDKVGPQSVIDLARKLGIESDIPPVPSIALGTPDLSLYEMVGAYAAFANKGVYTKPVMVTSIEDKNGTILYQFTPETNDVISEETAYVTVKLMEGVTESGSGVRLRTKGADAYRADYREIITGYPYEFKNPIAGKTGTTQNQSDGWFMGMVPNLVTGVWVGAEDRAVHFKSITYGQGAAMALPIWGVYMKNCYADESLNISKSEFEAPKNLSINVDCSKVETNTDDEDDEVLEDLNFN encoded by the coding sequence ATGGCAAAAGCAAAAAACAAACAGAAAAAAGAGAATTTAGATTTTTCTAAATATATTCGTTGGTTTTGGATACTCTTTTCATTAGGCATTTTTAGTGTTGTATTAATATTTTTATTAGCCTCTTGGGGTGCATTTGGTAAAATGCCCGACCATACGCAATTAGAAAACCCGAGTACTAATCTCGCTACCGAAATTTTATCGGCAGATGGTGAAACCTTAGGAAAATTTTATTTCAACGATAACAGAACGCCTGTGGCATACGAAGACTTATCGCCGCATTTAATAGACGCCTTAATCGCCACCGAAGATGCCCGTTTTCATGAGCATTCTGGTATCGATGCTAGGGGCACATTAAGAGCCTTTTTCTTTCTTGGAAGTAGAGGAGGTGCGAGTACCATCTCACAGCAATTAGCAAGGCAATTATTTGTTGGTGTTAGATCTAAAAACATCGTAGAAACCATAGGACAGAAAATTAAAGAATGGGTTATCGCTACACGTTTAGAGCGCCAATACACTAAAGAAGAAATTATAGCCCAATATTTTAATATTTATGATTTTGGAAATAATGCCGATGGTATAAGAAGTGCCTCAAGAATATATTTTAGTAAAGAACCCAAAGATTTAAATATAGAAGAATCGGCTATGTTAGTGGGCATGTTTAAAAATTCTTCTTTTTATAACCCTATACCGTCTAGAAATCCTGTAGGTGTAAAGAACAGGCGAAACGTGGTGTTGTATCAAATGGAAAAGTATGGGTACATAAATGCTCAAGTTAAAGATTCGCTACAAAAAACGGAATTAAATTTAAATTTTTCTCCAGAGTCTCATCGCGAAGGTTTGGCGACATATTTTAGAGCTTACCTTTCCAATTTTATGAAAGATTGGATTAAAAACAATCCGAAACCAGACGGCTCACTATACAATTTATACAACGATGGATTAACCATTTACACCACGATAGATTCGCGTATGCAAAAACATGCCGAAGATGCGGTACAACAGCATATGCCTAGGTTGCAGGCGGAGTTTTTTCATCAAAATACACCTAAAAGGAATCCTACAACTCCGTTTTTAGATCTAACAAAAAGTGATATTGATGCCTTATTAAAGCGTGCTATGCGCCAGTCTGAACGCTGGCGACATATGAAATACGATTTAAAAAAATCGGATAAAGAAATAGAAAAATCCTTTTATGAGCCTGTAAAGATGGCGGTATTCGAATGGAAAGACGGGAAACCCTCTGAACGAGATACAATAATGACGCCCATGGATTCGATGCGCTATTATAAATCTTTTTTAAGAACCGGAGTAATGTCTATGAATCCACAAACAGGTCATGTAAAAGCTTGGGTTGGCGGCATGAATTACAGACATTTTCAATACGATATGGTAAAACAAGGGAAACGTCAAATAGGCTCGACTATTAAGCCTCTGGTGTATGCGACCGCTATGGATCAATTACAGCTATCACCTTGCGACGAATTTGCAGATACGCCTTTTTGCATTGAAGCAAATAAGCACGGAAATCCAGAGGAATGGTGCCCAAAAAATTCGAGTCCGAATTATGGCGGAAAAAGAACACTTAAAAATGCATTGGCAAACTCGGTAAATACCGTTACGGCGCGATTAATTGATAAGGTTGGGCCGCAATCTGTTATAGATTTAGCCAGAAAGTTGGGAATAGAGTCTGATATTCCTCCAGTACCCTCTATCGCCTTGGGAACTCCAGATTTAAGTTTGTATGAAATGGTTGGGGCTTATGCGGCGTTTGCTAACAAGGGTGTCTATACCAAACCTGTAATGGTAACCAGTATAGAAGATAAAAACGGCACCATTTTATACCAATTTACACCAGAGACTAACGATGTGATAAGCGAAGAAACAGCTTATGTGACAGTAAAACTTATGGAAGGTGTTACAGAGTCTGGATCGGGCGTGCGTTTAAGAACCAAGGGAGCTGATGCTTACAGAGCCGATTACCGCGAAATAATAACGGGGTACCCTTACGAATTTAAAAACCCTATAGCAGGAAAAACGGGAACTACTCAAAACCAAAGTGATGGTTGGTTTATGGGTATGGTGCCAAATTTGGTAACTGGAGTATGGGTTGGTGCAGAAGACAGAGCAGTACATTTTAAAAGCATTACATATGGGCAAGGTGCAGCCATGGCATTGCCAATTTGGGGTGTTTATATGAAAAATTGCTACGCCGATGAGAGTTTAAATATATCGAAATCTGAATTTGAAGCCCCAAAAAACCTTTCAATTAATGTAGATTGTTCTAAAGTTGAGACCAATACAGATGATGAAGACGATGAGGTTCTAGAAGATTTGAACTTTAATTAA
- a CDS encoding gliding motility lipoprotein GldH, translating to MKTSSALLFYLIFSFLFISCDSKRVFDTYKSIPNAWHKDSIVSFKIKPPDSTQTYNLFVNLRNTNDYKFNNLFLIVEMVFPHGKTLKDTLEYKMADPNGALLGTGASGIKENKLWYKEEVVFSEAGEYTVNIQHAMRENGKVNGVIALEGITDIGFRIERPSEK from the coding sequence ATGAAAACAAGTAGTGCCTTATTATTTTATTTAATTTTTTCTTTTCTATTCATATCATGCGATTCTAAACGCGTTTTCGACACGTATAAATCAATTCCCAATGCTTGGCATAAAGACTCTATTGTAAGTTTTAAAATTAAACCGCCAGATTCCACACAGACGTATAATTTGTTTGTTAATTTAAGAAATACAAACGACTATAAATTTAACAATTTGTTTTTAATTGTTGAGATGGTTTTTCCGCATGGTAAAACTTTAAAAGACACTTTAGAGTATAAAATGGCAGATCCCAATGGGGCACTACTAGGGACTGGGGCGTCAGGAATTAAAGAAAACAAGCTGTGGTACAAAGAGGAAGTGGTATTTAGTGAAGCCGGAGAATATACGGTTAATATCCAGCATGCCATGAGAGAAAACGGCAAAGTTAATGGTGTGATTGCGCTTGAAGGTATTACAGATATTGGGTTTAGAATAGAAAGACCATCAGAAAAATAA
- a CDS encoding stage 0 sporulation family protein: MACNSCSTGKDGQPKGCKNNGTCGTDSCNKLTVFDWLANMSLPNGEKPFNWVEVRFKNGRKHYYHNTENLTLSIGDVVATQAKSGHDIGMVTLTGELVRIQMKRKNISEKSDDILKIYRKASQKDIDIWQAARDKEELMKVKARQFAIDLKLQMKISDIEFQGDASKATFYYTAEERVDFRELIKVFAREFRTRIEMKQVGFRQEAARLGGIGSCGRELCCSTWLTDFRSVSTSAARYQQLSLNPQKLAGQCGKLKCCLNYELDTYLDALKAFPKTDIKLKTEKGIAVCQKTDIFNGHMWYAYEGEWMNWHKITTTQANEIIEANKANKKVASLEQYASDLIESTKVAFENVVGQDSLTRFDSPKRNAKRKNNRKKTSPVNKNAKSNNSNQTSNKNNRNKNYKRKPQKNKNENK, encoded by the coding sequence ATGGCTTGTAACAGTTGTTCAACTGGAAAAGACGGTCAACCCAAAGGGTGTAAAAATAATGGCACTTGTGGCACAGATAGTTGTAATAAATTAACGGTTTTTGACTGGCTGGCGAATATGTCGCTACCCAATGGCGAAAAACCTTTTAACTGGGTGGAAGTCCGTTTTAAAAACGGACGAAAACACTATTACCACAATACCGAAAACTTAACGCTTAGTATTGGTGATGTGGTAGCCACGCAGGCAAAATCTGGTCATGATATTGGTATGGTTACCCTTACGGGGGAATTGGTGCGTATTCAAATGAAACGCAAAAACATTTCGGAAAAAAGTGACGACATTTTAAAAATTTACCGAAAAGCGAGTCAGAAAGACATTGATATTTGGCAAGCGGCACGCGACAAAGAAGAATTGATGAAGGTTAAAGCGCGCCAATTTGCAATCGATTTGAAGTTACAGATGAAAATTTCTGACATCGAATTTCAAGGCGATGCCAGTAAAGCTACCTTTTATTATACCGCCGAAGAACGCGTAGATTTTAGAGAACTTATAAAAGTATTTGCGCGGGAGTTTAGAACGCGAATAGAAATGAAGCAAGTTGGGTTTCGGCAAGAAGCAGCAAGGCTTGGAGGTATTGGCTCTTGTGGACGCGAATTATGCTGCTCGACATGGTTAACAGATTTTAGGTCGGTTAGCACATCGGCAGCACGATACCAGCAATTATCTTTAAATCCGCAAAAGCTAGCTGGGCAGTGCGGTAAATTAAAATGCTGTTTAAATTATGAGCTCGATACGTATTTAGATGCTTTAAAAGCATTTCCTAAAACCGATATAAAACTTAAAACCGAAAAAGGTATAGCGGTTTGCCAGAAAACAGATATTTTTAACGGGCACATGTGGTATGCCTACGAAGGCGAATGGATGAATTGGCATAAAATAACAACCACTCAAGCTAACGAAATTATTGAGGCCAACAAAGCGAATAAAAAAGTAGCCAGTTTGGAACAGTATGCTTCAGATTTAATTGAAAGTACTAAAGTAGCCTTCGAGAACGTTGTAGGTCAAGATAGTTTAACGCGGTTCGATAGCCCAAAGCGTAATGCTAAGCGTAAAAACAACAGAAAGAAAACGAGCCCCGTTAATAAAAACGCGAAATCAAATAACTCTAATCAAACTAGTAATAAAAACAATAGAAATAAAAATTACAAGAGGAAACCTCAAAAAAATAAAAATGAAAACAAGTAG
- a CDS encoding ferredoxin encodes MVIVTLQRNKCIGCNYCVELAPEQFRMSKKDGKSVLLHAKDKKGFYTLKSKDHDILEPCEKAARACPVNIISVKNI; translated from the coding sequence ATGGTGATTGTTACGTTGCAGCGCAACAAATGTATTGGATGTAATTATTGTGTAGAATTGGCTCCTGAGCAATTTAGAATGTCTAAAAAGGACGGCAAATCGGTATTATTGCATGCCAAAGATAAAAAAGGCTTTTACACTTTAAAATCTAAAGATCACGATATTTTAGAGCCTTGTGAGAAAGCAGCTCGGGCATGTCCTGTAAACATCATTAGTGTCAAGAATATTTAA
- a CDS encoding peptidase U32 family protein, whose translation MQNIELMAPAGNFESLQAALDNGANSIYFGVEQLNMRARATINFTLDDLPEISKRCQAKNVRTYLTLNTIIYDHDLSIIKTLLNKAKAANITAVIAMDQAVIMAAREIGMEVHISTQINITNIETVKFYAMFADTMVLSRELSLRQIKKITEQIEKEQIKGPSGQLVEIEIFGHGALCMAVSGKCYMSLHAHNSSANRGACKQNCRKKYTVIDQDSGFEMELDNEYIMSPKDLCTIDILDQVADAGIKVLKIEGRGRAPEYVAKVIKCYREAIDAVANGTYNTEAVNAWMKELEKVYNRGFWNGYYLGQKLGEWSKGAGSHATQKKVYIAKGMHFFPKVSIGEFKIEAYDLSIGDTILITGPTTGVQEMELTEMLVNDENLSKASKGDSVTIPLSFRIRPSDRLYKIVENKIEA comes from the coding sequence ATGCAGAACATAGAATTAATGGCTCCTGCGGGAAATTTTGAATCCCTTCAAGCGGCTTTAGATAATGGTGCAAATTCAATATATTTTGGCGTAGAACAATTAAACATGCGCGCTAGAGCAACTATTAATTTCACTTTAGATGATTTACCAGAAATCTCAAAACGTTGTCAGGCTAAAAATGTACGTACTTATCTTACCTTAAACACTATTATTTACGATCATGATTTATCCATTATAAAAACCCTATTAAACAAAGCAAAAGCAGCCAATATTACGGCGGTTATCGCTATGGATCAAGCGGTTATTATGGCCGCCAGAGAAATTGGTATGGAAGTGCATATTTCTACTCAAATTAATATCACTAACATCGAAACGGTAAAATTCTATGCGATGTTTGCCGATACTATGGTATTAAGTCGGGAATTAAGCTTACGCCAAATAAAAAAAATTACAGAACAGATTGAAAAAGAGCAAATAAAAGGCCCTTCTGGACAATTGGTGGAAATTGAAATTTTTGGTCATGGGGCCTTATGTATGGCGGTTTCTGGCAAATGCTATATGAGCTTGCATGCGCATAACTCTTCGGCTAATAGAGGCGCTTGTAAACAGAATTGTAGAAAAAAATACACGGTTATAGATCAAGACTCTGGTTTTGAAATGGAATTGGACAACGAATATATCATGTCGCCAAAAGACCTGTGTACTATCGATATATTAGACCAAGTAGCCGATGCCGGAATTAAGGTTTTAAAAATTGAAGGTCGTGGTCGTGCTCCAGAGTATGTAGCGAAAGTTATTAAATGCTACCGCGAAGCTATAGATGCTGTTGCTAATGGAACGTACAATACAGAAGCCGTGAATGCTTGGATGAAAGAACTCGAAAAAGTGTACAATCGCGGGTTTTGGAATGGTTATTATTTGGGTCAAAAACTTGGAGAATGGAGCAAAGGTGCAGGCTCTCATGCCACACAAAAAAAGGTTTATATTGCCAAAGGCATGCATTTTTTTCCTAAAGTAAGTATTGGCGAGTTTAAAATAGAAGCCTACGATTTAAGTATTGGAGACACCATTTTAATTACGGGTCCAACCACTGGAGTTCAGGAAATGGAGCTTACCGAAATGTTGGTAAACGACGAGAATTTAAGTAAAGCCTCTAAAGGCGATTCGGTTACCATTCCGTTAAGCTTTAGAATTCGGCCTTCAGATCGATTGTATAAAATTGTAGAAAATAAAATAGAAGCTTAA
- a CDS encoding rhodanese-related sulfurtransferase, translating to MQLYNTLSAKERAELIEKAGEDRLTLSFYQYAKINNPQEFRDHLFITWNALDVLGRIYVAHEGINGQLSLPAERFTAFKSHLDTIDFLKNIRLNVAIEQDNKSFLKLKVKVRDKIVADGLNDATFDVRNKGIHVNAETFNNLIEDDNSVLVDMRNHYESEIGHFKNALTPDVDTFRASLDIIEEGLKSHKEDKKLVMYCTGGIRCEKASAYFKHRGFKNVYQLEGGIIEYTRQVNAKQLENKFIGKNFVFDERRAEKISDHIIASCHQCGKPFDVHTNCANDACHLLFIQCDACKAEMDNCCSTACKEMHALPYEVQKELRKGQGNSNDIFKKGRADHLPYKKDLRNIFETLKVETK from the coding sequence ATGCAACTGTACAATACATTAAGCGCTAAAGAAAGAGCAGAGCTAATCGAAAAAGCGGGAGAAGATCGATTAACGCTCTCTTTTTATCAATACGCTAAAATTAACAATCCTCAAGAATTTAGAGACCATCTATTTATAACTTGGAATGCCTTGGATGTTCTGGGAAGAATCTATGTGGCACACGAAGGGATTAATGGGCAATTGTCTCTTCCTGCAGAGCGTTTTACAGCCTTTAAATCCCATTTAGATACCATTGATTTTTTAAAAAATATTCGGTTAAACGTTGCTATTGAGCAAGACAATAAATCGTTTTTAAAGTTAAAGGTAAAAGTACGAGACAAAATTGTTGCCGATGGATTAAACGATGCTACTTTCGATGTGCGCAACAAGGGTATTCATGTGAATGCCGAAACATTTAACAATCTTATTGAAGACGATAACAGCGTTTTGGTCGATATGCGCAACCACTACGAAAGCGAAATTGGTCATTTTAAAAACGCCCTAACACCAGATGTAGATACGTTTAGAGCATCTTTAGACATTATAGAAGAAGGCTTGAAGTCTCATAAAGAAGATAAAAAACTGGTCATGTATTGTACTGGCGGTATTCGCTGCGAGAAAGCCAGTGCCTATTTTAAACATAGGGGCTTTAAAAATGTGTATCAACTTGAGGGCGGAATAATTGAATACACGCGCCAGGTAAACGCGAAACAATTAGAGAACAAATTTATTGGTAAGAATTTTGTTTTTGATGAGCGAAGAGCCGAAAAAATTAGCGACCATATTATTGCCAGTTGTCACCAATGTGGCAAGCCTTTCGATGTGCACACCAATTGCGCAAACGATGCCTGTCATTTATTATTTATTCAATGTGACGCCTGTAAAGCCGAGATGGATAATTGCTGTTCTACAGCATGTAAAGAGATGCACGCCTTACCTTATGAGGTACAAAAAGAACTCCGTAAAGGACAAGGTAATAGTAACGATATTTTTAAAAAGGGACGTGCAGACCACCTACCGTATAAAAAAGATTTAAGAAATATTTTCGAAACTTTAAAAGTCGAAACAAAATAA